A stretch of the Zeugodacus cucurbitae isolate PBARC_wt_2022May chromosome 6, idZeuCucr1.2, whole genome shotgun sequence genome encodes the following:
- the LOC105217350 gene encoding 32 kDa beta-galactoside-binding lectin: MLTEYAGNLANHLEFGHALEIVAKTIDSASRFQISLSTAKSVIDPNADIGLRFACYFRKDIIVRNARIAGVWGEEEIHDIEGHSLQNPIESGEFFVIYILACEDKFHIAINNRPFCTFRYRMPVQALRSIEISEQIQVIKQVDHRAVFPYPWPAIQSSDIGKAFSNDSPIMFSPGHLIVITARCFDNKKGQFIIKFMDSDTKREELHFSVRFDQKAVVRNSMNKAFEFGQEERHGGFPFVFNQQFKLAFAFTEREFLTAVDGYNFCSFAYRTTNVFQNLVGFKVTCINGLHMHVTGVDHLQMGDPSCTGFEKYSKHDFECA, from the exons aacAGAATATGCGGGCAATCTGGCAAATCATCTGGAATTTGGACATGCCTTAGAGATTGTGGCGAAGACCATTGATAGCGCCTCAAG ATTTCAAATCAGTCTATCAACGGCCAAATCTGTGATAGATCCAAATGCAGATATCGGTTTGCGTTTCGCTTGCTACTTTCGCAAGGATATAATTGTGCGCAATGCACGTATCGCTGGCGTATGGGGTGAAGAGGAGATACATGACATTGAAGGCCACTCATTGCAGAATCCCATTGAGTCGGGCGAGTTCTTCGTCATTTACATACTCGCTTGTGAGGATAAATTTCACATTGCCATCAATAATCGGCCATTTTGTACATTCCGTTATCGCATGCCAGTGCAAGCGTTACGCAGCATCGAGATCAGCGAACAAATACAGGTGATTAAGCAAGTGGATCATCGCGCTGTCTTCCCATATCCCTGGCCAGCTATACAATCATCCGATATTGGTAAGGCATTCAGCAATGATTCACCGATAATGTTCAGCCCAGGGCATTTGATTGTGATAACGGCACGTTGTTTCGACAATAAGAAGGGACAATTTATAATTAAGTTTATGGACAGTGACACGAAACGTGAGGAATTGCATTTCAGCGTGCGTTTCGATCAGAAAGCCGTTGTACGCAATTCAATGAACAAAGCATTTGA ATTTGGACAGGAGGAACGTCACGGTGGCTTTCCATTCGTCTTTAATCAGCAATTCAAGCTTGCTTTCGCCTTTACAGAGCGTGAATTTCTCACCGCCGTGGATGGCTACAACTTCTGCAGCTTTGCCTATCGCACAacaaatgtatttcaaaatctGGTCGGTTTCAAAGTGACCTGCATAAATGGGTTGCATATGCATGTGACGGGTGTGGACCATTTGCAAATGGGTGACCCCTCTTGTACGGGTTTCGAAAAGTATTCAAAGCATGACTTTGAATGCGCTTAA